The sequence cgcagctcctggaggaaggagaagccgcgggtgcaggcaggggtgcccagggctgtggtgcagagcagggtccctgctgtgccccaggggctgtgtgccggggcagggcctctgccgcctgccaggctcagcactcagcctgcccggggagctgcccagggcgctgcggggagaagctgtgggtggcaggagcccccccggcagggcagggtcctgctgctggcgggaggctgctgcctggggcagcctgctcacagatcCACAGCACTGCAAGGGCATTtcccaagcatttttttcagaagaaaggtaAAAACAGGGATTTTCTACCGTATTTTCAGTTACCTACTCTACTTGATGGGGGGAGGGACGGGAGGGGTGGGAACagggagaaatggaaaaggagacCTGAGCAATTTTGTCAGTTGTGAGCAATTATGAGCATATTGCCGAGACTCCTGAACTGTAACTTTTATGATCAGTATGTTTGTGAGCAAGCCCTGAGAATGCCTGCAACCTCTGCTCTTCCTATCAAAAGCAACAGCATCAACTTTGCTGAACCTGTCAGAGCTTTCTCACAGGTCCTTTTCTACCTGCAAAGATATACAGGCACCCAGGCACCTAGGGTGGCTGCTGCCTCGGGCAGGCTCCTCACAGATCCACAGCACAACCTTGATGTATTCAAGGGGACATTACAAGAGAAGGGATCAGGCAGGGGATTTCAGCTACAGTCCCAGCTTTCCTGATCCTGCTGAgctttccattttgtcttctttggcTCAGTGGGAATAGCAATAGATGCCGTTATTTCCAAGAGAAGTCAGACTCTCCTAAGCCTTCACAACAAGCATTAGAAGGACTGTACCAcgtccttttccttcccctcagcccatagaaagctccaccaccacatGGGCAGTaccagcagggtctgtgtgacctggtctctaggacgtgtccccagcgagctgcccctgggcagagccctgctgccaggaggtgtctgcagggcagagctgagcacccggcgggtgggatgggggctgtgacctgcaggcaggaggcgtggggacagagacccagctgcaggcagggacagctgcaggcagcagagccttgGTCAGGGAGTGAtagggagctgctcccagaaacGCCGTGGTAGGGGAGATTTGAGCACTTCCCTGCCTTCCCTGTACTGCAGATGCCTCCCCTGGAGCCACCCCCTACTCTCCTTTTTCTCACACCATAGAATTCCAGCCCTAATGTCACTGGGGCTTTTgatgggctgcaggctgccttgcACAAGGGCAAAGCTCTTCCCTAGCAGCTCTGTGTTATCTAGCATCCCCATGGAGAAGAATCTTCAGTCCTAAGGCCATAGAAATGCTGGTGGATGGCTGTATGTGGGCAGCTGCTATGATCCCTCTGTGTCAGTGGTGAAAAGCAGGGTGCTGAGATCCTCCTCAGGTACGATGAGATGGGTGAGGGGTTTGGAGATCTGCACTTTgaacctggattcctctgctctcagcagcatccaggttCTTTTCAGGGGAACACCTGAGTGTGACcatcctccagaggtgcctGCACAAGGCAGCTGAGACCAGGATGGATGGACACACCAGCTGTCCTCACTCTGCCCTGAGGGACAGTCCCTTTGCCTCCCAGGAGGCCAAGGTTTCACTTGGTGGGCAGTAAATGTGCCAAGGATTTGTGCCTTAAATGCACTCCTCAGGTGTAGGGGGACAAATATAAAGTAACAAACCAAAGCATTCTGcacaaagccctgctctgcacttggGTGAATTTTGAGAAAGTGTACTCCAAAACTCCTTGTTACGTCAAACACAGTTCATCTGAGACCACCCCATGTTCCATTTACTTCTTGCTATAGGTCAGCACTGTCTCCTGCAGAGTCTCTTGCCGCCAGTAGCACCCTCAGGAAGCACCACTTTGACATCAAGCAGAGGACCAGTCCTCCCAAAATTGAAGAGGcagctttttataaaaaaaaaaaaaaaaaaaaaaaagaaagaaaaataaatgtaaaaatgtagGCTAGGTTTTCCTCACAGAGGTCTACCCTAACaatttaattctctttcctccttggaCAGGCCTCCCTATTCAGAGCAGCAGATCCCCATTCCCAGGAGgatcagatgtccaacagcagctccatcaccaagttcctcctcctgccattggcagacacgcgggagctgcagctcctgcacttcgcgctcttcctggccatctacctggctgccctcctgggcaacggcctcatcctcacagccgtagcctgcgaccaccgcctccacacccccatgtacttcttcctcctcaacctcgccctcctcgacctgggctgcatctccaccactctccccaaagccatggccaattccctctgggacaccagggctatttcctatgcaggatgtgttgcacaggtctttctgtttgtcttcttgatatcagcagagtattttcttctcaccgtcatgtcctatgaccgctatgttgccatctgcaagcccctgcactatgggagcctcctgggcagcagagcttgtgcccagatggcagcagctgcctggggcagtggggttctcaatgctgtcctgcacacggccaatacattttccttgcccctctgccaaggcaatgctgtggaccagttcttctgtgaaatcccccagatcctcaagctctcctgctcagactcctacctcagggaaatTGAGCTTCTCACATTcagtggttttctgttttgggggtgttttgttttcattcttttctcctatgtgcagatcttcaaggctgtgctgaggatgccctctgagcagggacggcacaaagccttctccacgtgcctccctcacctggccgtggtctttctgtttctcagcactggcatgtgtgcctacctgaagcccccctccatttcctctccatccctggacctTGTGATGGCTTTCCTGTACTCGGTGATgcccccagcagtgaaccccctcatctacagcatgaggaaccaggagctcaagaatGCCATTAGGAAAGTGATGTCATGGATGTTTGTAAGGATGTGTTGAGGAAACTGACTGTGCCTTTCCACAGCTATAaagtgcttcttttcttcttcagatgaATTACAGTTTATGTAATGACATGGCAAGCCTGTCTTAACTTCTGGAgggatttgtttggttttctttttccccatgtgaTAATGTTTTCCACAAAGCAATGCTGTTCTTCATCCTGTTGTACTCAAGTACCAacatatcatagaatggccagggttgaaaaggaccttcaagatcacGTAGTTTCAACcgctctgctctgggcagggttgccaaccactaaagcacgctgcccagagccgcatccagcctgATGGATATCTTGTGTGACCCTGAGGCTTTGCAGAAATGAGGAGCCAGattctttgtgtatttaaacaaaataaatgaagccaCAAAAAATTCTTTGTCTGAGACCCACTCTCAGCTGATCAGGAAGTAATGGGAATAGCAAACCCCTTTCTGGCTGCAGCAACTCGGggcaggctgccctggccctggggcagcaggagctgcctgaggacccccagggatggccCACAGGGGCTGCGGGCCTCTGAGGATGtgctgcagaagagagcaggggacacagcaggggaCACTGACCTTTGTATGCTTGTGCCATGGTTGTCCCATatgtggggctgagccctctgtgcccccaggagctgctgtgcccttcagaggggctggggctgtggtggcagtgcccagagccctgcagcagcctggacCCCGGGGACAAAAGTCGGTGTcacgcagcagctttgcagtggtgGCCTCCGTGGTGGTGTTGCCAGGGAGGACATCTGCCCCTGAGCCAAAAGGACCTACTACTGCCAAGATGCATTTGGTGTTTCAAGCTGTCAGTGGCAGAGGTCttgcaaagtctttctgcagttgtgcccAGGGACCTTCACTCCATgggtcctgggctggggctttCACTTCAGACGAACCTGCGTCAGTCGTGGCACAAGAAAGACGCCtcttacagctgtgctctgcatcctccttcaTGCTAGGGCACCACTCGGTGTCCTTCGCTCTGCTCACAGTGTTTGTCTTAGTTTAGTTCATGGATCAACCAGATTAGACCTGCTTGAGTCTTATGAGGCCCTATCCAAGGCCTCCTACCTGCTGCACCTACAGCACAAGAACCGTTACTTCTCCATATTATGCAGATTGACCTGATGGGTCTGTTCATATTAATCCCTTTTAAATTCACTAGATGGAAGGGGACATATTCCCAGACTGGGgcaagctgctgggctctgccacagccactCAAAATCacctgctcttgagtctttcagcctgagtttaTCGCACATGGACCAAAACGATTTTCTTGGGGGTCTCAATGGCCATTTCAAGTGTAGTTAACTCCAGGAATCCACTGGAACGTGTGCCAGGATGCATGGTGCCAGCCCACAGGAATCCCTCACACAGCCTATGGTCTTGTCCAGGCCATAGTCTCGAGTTCCCAGACTGCAGTGGCTGCCTTCCAATGATTATGACCTATGTTAGACTCCTAGAACCATGGAACCACAGAATCAtgtagattggaaaagacctctcagatcatcaagttcaaccgTTAACCTAACACTGCCACGTctatcactaaaccatgtccctaagcaccacatctgtATGTCTTGtgaatacctccagagatgACCCCACCACCACATCGCTGGGCAGCCTGTTGCAATGTATCACAACCCTTTCAGGGAAGACATTTTTcccaatatccaacctaaacctcccctggtgcaacgcgaggccatttcttcttgtcctgtcgctgAGCCgtgggggacaccacttgtggCTGGCCGCCAATTGGATTTAACTCTGGGAAACAGAGTCAAAACCTTTACTAAACCTTAGGcagacaacatccacagcctctccctcatccactaagtgcaTCACCTTTTCATAGGAGAacaggttcgtcaagcaggacctgccttccataaattccataaatccagatggcagcagctgcctggggcagtggggttctctatgctctgctgcacactgccaatacattttccctgcccctctgccaaggcaatgctgtggaccagttcttctgtgaaatcccccagatcctcaagctctcctgcactaactcctacctcagggaagctgGGCTTCTCACATTCAGTAGTGTTCtggttttgggttgttttgcTTCCATTGTACTCTCCTATTTGCAGATCTttagggccgtgctgaggatgccctctgagcagggccggcacaaagccttttccacgtgcctccctcacctgtttgtggtctttctgtttctcagcactggcatgtttgcctacctgcagcccccctccctctcctccccgtCCCTGGATCTGGTGGTGGCACTTCTGTATTCAGTGGTGCCCCCGATATTCAACCctttcatctacagcatgagaaacaggGAGCTCAAGCGTGCTATCAGGAAAGTGATTACATGGATTTTTCTTAAGATTGAtacatttctcctctttctccacaAGTGACTTCCTTTGGTTTCCCTTGGAGGCTTGGTACTTACTTTCATTACCATGATGTtatatttatcttcagtgtCATTTCCATGTATTACTTTTGtagaaagaagtattttattcacCCCACTTCTCCCGAGGtatgaaattgctatttttttttctctggacatTTTTTGTCTACCTGGATGCCAGTACTCTCTCTTAGCATCTGCTTAATAAAATGGAATCTCCCCAGTGCACTGCCTGAaatcctgtctcttctttcaaagATGTTGCCAATAACATGGCTGAGCATGTTCCCCTCTAAAGGaaaatctggagaaaaaaaatggaaaaggactCCAGGGTTGATTTAAGGGAGAGGCAGATGACTGATATATTTCAGTCATGGTCTTAACAGACTTCATAGAGAGATTCAGGTAAGTTATTGAGCATTACTAACAGacgagagcagtgagaaactaaaggcCTAAAACCACCTTCACCCCCGTCCACcgtcttctacctcctccccccagtggtgcagcggaacagggaatgggggctgcagtcagtctataACACTTTGTgtctgccgctccttcatggtcaccctctgcccctgctccagtatggggtccctcccatggataccatccttcccgaactgatcctcccaggcccccagctcctgcgtgggctcctctccatgggatACAGTCCAGCCTGGagtctgctccggcaggggtcctccatgggctacagcctcctccaggccacatccacctgctccaccgagGGcttctccacgggctgcagcatggagatctgctccatgtgggacccatgggctgcagggggacagcctgctccaccaggggcctgtccacaggccgcaggggaacttctgctctggtgcatggagcacctcctgccctccttctgcactgaccttggtgtccgTACCAAGGACTGCTTCTCAcgacattttctcactcctctctcccagctgcagcttcagagcaggttttttttccccttccttaaatctgttcTCATAGAGGCCAATCCAGcatggggctggctgggctctgggcccaGAGAGGaaccaggctgggctggccgtTCCCCCGGTACAGGCCCTGAGCCCAGCAGGAGGATGGAACTGCTCACATTTCAGCAAGCAGCCCTCCCCAAACCGTGGTGGAAGGCTGGTGCTGGGAACTGTGAGGGGCGGGGGCTGGTGGTAGCTTTCTTGGGcagtttctcctttttgttcatGTTACAAACTGGGCTGAATCTGTGCCCTGACACACCTGGCTTGAGGGCCTGTGGGTGTGGGGATAGTCTTTACtgtctgaccaccctcatggtaaggaaatttttcctaatgtccagtctgaacctcccctggtgcagctttgtgccatgcCTTTGTGCCTGAGGATGACATGAATCCTTTTCCAGACCCACCTTCCCTGTGCCCGCTGGGTCCACATTTCCTCCGTGGAGACTGCAAACATCTCATTTGCCTGTAGAAGCCGAGATATCAAACAGACACTATGGGAGAGTCAGCTCAGTCCCAGTGGCACACATATTTTATAGGGGCTacagagaaagagagcaggTTGATGTTTCAGATGAAATGAGATGAAGCCAAATGTGTGTAGGAACATCACAATGGtacttaacaacaacaacaaaaataatataatataataataacaataataataataatacaacaCACAGGAATGTACTGAATATACAATGAATATACTGTGAGTCATTTGTGGAGACAGATGAGAAGTTTACCACCAGTGAAAAATGCCAATGAAATCACTTTGTTCAGTGCAACTTTCAGCTCCtggtttctcatgctgtagatgaaggggttcactgctgggggcaccaccgagtacagaatTGCCACAACCAGGTCTAGGGAtgtggaggagatggaggggggcttcaagTAGGTAAACATGACAGTGCTGATAAAGAgagagaccacagccaggtgagggaggcacatggagaaggctttgtaccgtccctgctcagagggcatcctcagcacggccctgatGATCTGAACATAGGAGAGCACAATGAATACAAAACACCCAAAGTCGATGAAAACATTACCCACAAGAACCCAAACTTCACTGAGGAAGGACTGTAaacaggagagcttgaggatctgggggatttcacagaagaactggtccacagcattgccttggcagaggggcagggaaaatgtattggccgtgtgcagcagagcatagagaaccccactgccccaggcagctgctgccatctgggcacaagctctgctgcccagaagggtcccatagtgcaggggcttgcagatggcaacatagcggtcataggccatgatggtgagaagagaatactctgctgaaaacaggaAGACGAACAGAAAGACCTGGGCaacacatcctgcataggaaatggccctggtaTCATgaagggaattggccatggctttggggacggtggtggagatgcagcccaggtcaaggagggtgaggttgaggaggaagaagtacatgggggtgtggaggcggtggtcgcaggctacggcggtgaggatgaggccgttgcccaggagggcagccaggtagatggccagaaagagcgcgaagtgcaggagctgcagctcccgcgtgtctgcaaatgccagcaagaggaactcggtgatggagctgctgttgggcattttctGACATTGCCCACAGATGTCTGTTGAAGaggataaggcagaaaaaagttagaagagacttctctgaggaaaacctatCACAAAACTTAGAGCAACCCACGCCTgagcctctctctttgcaagagaacatttctgcagctctgtcaCTTGAGTCCCAGCTGATGCTgtctgagagtggcactgggagtaGGGattgctgtgggctccagaggagtccctCCTGCCGTGAAGCAGGCGGGAAGCAGGACCACgggggaaactcaagttcagtccactTATCAGATCCATGAACTTTGCAGTGTTGTTGCAAAGAACACCTCCAACCACAGTGTAGAGCaaggcagattttcttttgcttagggCAATGATCACACTCTTGTGTTTCCCAATAAATGGAGACAGCTTAAAGCCCCAGTCCCAGTGCAGCTGGACAGAATCCTCACCTTGTCTGCAGGTGCatgagcaggatctcagctcttTCCTCCTAACCAGGGCTGCAGATGCctccctccagctgcccacagacagccatccagcagcacggacaTGGCCTTAGCACGGAGGTGTCTTCTCCTTCGGgcacctggataacacaaggatgccatgagagagctgcatcctgctggagagcagcctgcacaCCAGGAGGACGCCCCAAGGACAGAGATGAATATTTGCAAGCTGGGGTGTCCCAGCACCCCAGCTGCACCCCTGCAGTGTCTGGAGCAGGCTTGGCCACTCTGCTTTTGGTTTACTAGGGGCAGCTAGGTTATGACACTccaaggggcttctgccagacttcctcacctcgcagtgcaatccagcaggactctcaaagcctactgcattgcccactgccctcccagaaacaagacccaggaggagacccttccaggacgtgcagctgcatagccctgcagccagacacttaccttgtcaagggctgtgcagatttctcctgcaatcagctctcagcatcctcccactcccAACTGCCTTCAacccctctccttctcttctctccgTGTGTtacctgcggtcagagcccccagccctgctgcgctgtgcagaggagctgctcctgggcagagctgtgtctctgcaccagggccctcttgccacgagcgCTCTCTGTCCCAGaagcccggcccagctcagcaccagaggcccagcccaaggcattggaatcacccctctgggggctttggtgatgagcccacaaacctcaggcactgagagcaaactgaagaaatctctcaagaagtccaagtcggatgcaagtttcctgcagcgtccccctgagggccagcactgtTGGTCTTATCCAACAggagccattctatgattctatggtctCACAAACTATACCTCAAGCATGGCTCCCATCCCATTAGCCTTCCGGTGGTCTATCACCTGACCAGAAGAGAAGGTGCCTCACCATCATCTTCAATGCCATGTGCATGCTTCTGGCCTTTACAGTCCATATCTGTGCCACATTCCTCCTGATGGTCCGTCTGctccagagacagaagtgacctcccagcctccttcaCAGCCATGGGCCTCCTGCAGGCCCAGCAGATCCTGAGGCACACCTGACCTCATCACAGcattcccagccagctcctccctgtggcCTCTGATCTGACCACATACCTATCACCTCACACGCCTCTTCCAATGCCATGGGACTGCTGcaggacctcacagtccctgcCCTCCCACAAGGGGACAAAGAGCTGAAGTTCGGGGTAGGAGTGGGGTTGAAGATGAGGTGTGCTGTGTGCATGGTGGAGGTCTTTGCGGGTTAGATGATCAGGTTAATGTTTACGGATTAGAGGTCACCCTCCAGGGTTAAGGGAATGGCAAGGGCATCAAGGGAGGGATTGGTGTTCTGCTCAAGCTGCCTGCTCAAGATTTGGGATAAGCACAAGTTTTGAGGCTTTTAGTTTAGATTTGGTTAGAGGGCTAGGGTTAAGGCTGGCATTTTAATCCTTCGTTAGGCTTAATCATCCTTGTGTTTACCCTTCTTGTAGAAGATGCCTTTTACATCTGCCTTTTCAAAATCCTGAGCAACGTCTCTCCTTTATCTGGCCTTTCCAAGGTCTTTGAGAGAGGTCTTATGGTTACAtctgcagctccaccagcacctCTCTCATCCTTCCCACACCACCTCTAAGCAACCTGAGGGCTGACCGGGAGAATGATGTTGGTTTGGGAAAGGGCTTGGTTAAAATCTCTGAGGAGGAAGACCAAAAGTTCTTCTCTCTACAAAGAAACTTTTATGCATGCCTATGAGTATGTCCTGTTCCTGTGTGGAAAGACTAATATTATGATTACTGTAAAAACAATGCTGTAACAAATGCTTGAAGGGAATAAGatactgatttcttttgttttttttttgacttggtGATTGTATTAGTAGCTTCTGTTATGCGCTGTTATGCACTTCACACACAGTGATGATGGTGCCATAGAAAACAGTGACACTCATGAGGACAGAAGAGCAGGTCGATAAGGCCTTGGGTCTGCCAACACAGGACGCACACACATGAAAACTGCATGATTTGAAAGAGGAAGATTGGATCCAAAATACAGattatgaaagcaaaaccaTGAGTATCACTGTGGCACTGCAGGAGAGCTCCAGCAATGGGGCAAAATCACTGAAGAGGTTCATGACAGTGGGGCCACAGCACTgtagctgggaggaggagaaataattaCTGTACATGAGAGAAATTCCCCTGGTTCAGGTACAGCTGCCTTCTGGAGTCAGACCTTCCACTTCATGAGCCTTGCAGAGAACAGGGATGGCACACAGCCcaagacaaggggaaatggttttaaactaaaagaagggagatatagattagaggttaggaggaaattcttcactcagagggtggtaaggTACTGGAACAGTTTGCCTAGAGAGTTTGTGGATGTTTCTTCCTTGGGGATGTTCAAGACCatgttagatgaggccctgagcaacctgatctagtgggtggtgtccctgcctatggcagggggattggaactagatgatctttgaggtccattccaactcaagccgttctatgattttatgattgtacttcagaggaaaaaacaaagcaaaacaaaacaaaacaaaaaaacacaaagcatggTAATTGGCTTCAGAATACTCAGTGATCCAGTTCGTCCATGcgataaaaaaaatctaagcagcAGGAAGGACACTGAAATGTGGCCTAACAAGAAGGAGGCTCCAGATCGCTGGTgtagaaacagcatttttgtgCCATGACCAATGCAGTATATGCTCCAGGAAAAGGCCTGCACCTGAAATAAAAGGCCTAGGCCAGCACCAGTGCAGCACAAGCTTGAGATCTGGGTGCATGTGAACCTAATGGAACCAcaggatctttaaggtcccttccaacccaagcccttctatgattctgtgcttAGCAGCCCTGTACAGCCCCTGCGGGGCCCAGCCTCAGTTCATGCCCCCCAGCTTGTGCTCCAAAAGTACTCCCCTAGGTCCTGCGTCACTTGTCCCACCTGCGTGCCTTGGCTACCCCAGGGCATCCTGGAGGCAGTGGCCACCTCTGAATAGGGAATTGAAACCAGCCATAAAAGTAGATCTAGGAAACAATGGAAACCTGTGCATAAAAGGGCTCTAAGTAATAGCTGAAAGAGTCTTTTTTGGCAGCACCACCAGCtttttttctatgaattttcttgatttattctctctctcttttttttttttttttaaaaattgacgGCACTGTGAACAAGTACAATCAACCAAATTACGCTTTTTCTGTGAATAGCCTTATGCAAACATTTACCAAAATATAtttcccaacttttttttttcttcttcctctgcttcctctgtcTTCAAGCAGAACTCCAAGGAAAGAAGTCACTGAATTAAAGAATAACTCCCGTTTAAGAGATCAAGATTGAGAAATGTGTTCAATGCCATCataaaggaagataaaaaagaGGGTCGACAGTGTTAGCCCAAGTGCCCATGACTAAAGCGTGCTGCTGGTAACTGGCTGGCAGGAAgactttcatagaatcatagaatatcccaagttggaagggacccataaggatcatcaagttcaactcctggcaccgcacaggtctgccctaaagtttagaccatgtgactaagtgcacagtccaatctcttcttaaattcggacaggcttggtgcagtgactgcttcactggggagcctgttccagtgtgcaaccacccttttggtgaagaacctcttcctgatgtctaggCTAAAAGTCTAGTCAAAGTCTAGCCCCTTTTTGAGGGACCCCTTGAGGGACTTTTTTCCACTAATGTCCAGccaccttccttcccccaaCATCATCCCCTTCTTCAGTCCAAATATCACCAGTCTGGCTAAAGGGAGACTCCAGGAGACCATGGCAAAGGCCTTGCTAAAGTCCAGGTTCACCACAAtgccttctttcccctccccttctgtTTCAGCAGTTCCTTTGTTTCCTCCATGTCCCTGAAGATGGCTGTGGCAGGACTTTCCCCACCACGTTCCCAGGGGTAGAGGTGACAATTGCAATTCTGCCAATCCTTTTTCTTGCCCTTCCTGAAGATGTGTTTGAtgcctgccttttccaagtCCCCAGAAATCTTGCTGATCCAAATGCTTGATGGCCTGGTCCAGAAAGGCAGGGTAGTGTGACATAGCAGAGAGGGGCATCTGCAATGAACGTGTGCAAGGGGGGTGACAGAAATCTCACAGGGACACTGGGGGTTGTTTCTGGAGTCACACAGGGCAATGGCAGGGCTCTGTGAGGTGTCCACATCTGAGCTTGCCTCATACACACAGGGCTGTTGAGAGATATGACTCTCTGCCTTGCACACCCATGCACAGTGCAATGCACTATTTGCAGTGtccctctggctcctgcagccactgccagaGGCTGGGAGGCACCTCAGCCCTGCAGTACCTCACCGTGCTCTTCCCTCGTCTGAGATACCCCAGGACATGAGGAATGGGCACAGGGACCGCGGTTCAAGGAAGCACATCCCAGAGCTGCCTTCAGGTGGCTTCCCAGGGGACGTTACTTAGTCTTGTGACACTATCTGCCCAACTGGCCTTCGTGACACTTGTAGGAATAGCTGATGGACTTGGTGCTCCATCGTGTTCATCTCTCCACATGCATATGAtgtgcctgctggcaccagcactGGGTTTCTCTTTCCACATCTCCCATGCACATACAGCAGGCCCTGATCTTCTGGAAAATCCTGTCTCCCAGGGAGCATTTCCCAAGTGAGCAATGAGCAATGGCCTGGTCAACTA comes from Anser cygnoides isolate HZ-2024a breed goose chromosome 28, Taihu_goose_T2T_genome, whole genome shotgun sequence and encodes:
- the LOC136787157 gene encoding olfactory receptor 14C36-like, which produces MPNSSSITEFLLLAFADTRELQLLHFALFLAIYLAALLGNGLILTAVACDHRLHTPMYFFLLNLTLLDLGCISTTVPKAMANSLHDTRAISYAGCVAQVFLFVFLFSAEYSLLTIMAYDRYVAICKPLHYGTLLGSRACAQMAAAAWGSGVLYALLHTANTFSLPLCQGNAVDQFFCEIPQILKLSCLQSFLSEVWVLVGNVFIDFGCFVFIVLSYVQIIRAVLRMPSEQGRYKAFSMCLPHLAVVSLFISTVMFTYLKPPSISSTSLDLVVAILYSVVPPAVNPFIYSMRNQELKVALNKVISLAFFTGAHGSHMEQISMLQPVEKPSVEQVDVAWRRL
- the LOC136787039 gene encoding olfactory receptor 14C36-like, producing the protein MSNSSSITKFLLLPLADTRELQLLHFALFLAIYLAALLGNGLILTAVACDHRLHTPMYFFLLNLALLDLGCISTTLPKAMANSLWDTRAISYAGCVAQVFLFVFLISAEYFLLTVMSYDRYVAICKPLHYGSLLGSRACAQMAAAAWGSGVLNAVLHTANTFSLPLCQGNAVDQFFCEIPQILKLSCSDSYLREIELLTFSGFLFWGCFVFILFSYVQIFKAVLRMPSEQGRHKAFSTCLPHLAVVFLFLSTGMCAYLKPPSISSPSLDLVMAFLYSVMPPAVNPLIYSMRNQELKNAIRKVMSWMFVRMC